One genomic segment of Intestinimonas butyriciproducens includes these proteins:
- a CDS encoding zinc ribbon domain-containing protein, producing METKNAILELRRHAGLSQDAFAERLLVTRQAVSKWESGDTVPSTDTLRRIAELFHVSVDYLLGRPAALCQSCGMSLVMDSDKGTRKDGSRSEEYCAFCFQHGAFTQDLTMEELIEHNLQDLSEWNQVVGLQLTEQEARAQLMEFLPTLKRWKA from the coding sequence ATGGAGACGAAGAACGCGATATTGGAGCTGCGCAGACATGCGGGGCTGTCCCAAGATGCATTTGCCGAAAGGTTGCTGGTCACAAGACAGGCCGTGTCCAAGTGGGAAAGTGGAGACACCGTCCCCAGTACGGACACGTTACGGCGGATCGCGGAGCTCTTTCATGTGTCTGTAGACTACCTTCTGGGGCGTCCGGCAGCACTTTGCCAGAGCTGCGGCATGTCCTTGGTGATGGACAGCGATAAAGGGACCCGGAAGGATGGGAGCAGATCGGAAGAGTACTGCGCCTTCTGCTTCCAGCACGGGGCGTTCACCCAGGACCTCACCATGGAAGAACTGATCGAACACAATCTGCAGGATCTGAGCGAGTGGAACCAGGTGGTTGGACTACAGCTCACGGAACAGGAGGCAAGGGCGCAGCTTATGGAGTTTCTGCCGACGCTGAAGCGGTGGAAGGCGTAG
- a CDS encoding GNAT family N-acetyltransferase: MMIRKATAADLDGVAAVYEAVLDREEQTGCHWTNWQRGVYPCRATAERALADGTLYVDEVNGHILGCANLNHVQPPEYGSISWTTQAKPKQVLVIHTLCIRPECAGGGRGRRFVAFAEGLATGQGCRVIRLDTYEGNAPAAAFYPKLGYRLAGSAEFFFEGFARENLICFEKELRGGAARPAVSRRPGTAAPATPSTASASAETP; the protein is encoded by the coding sequence ATGATGATTCGCAAAGCCACCGCCGCCGACCTGGACGGGGTCGCCGCCGTCTATGAAGCCGTACTGGACCGGGAAGAGCAGACCGGCTGCCATTGGACCAACTGGCAGCGCGGCGTCTACCCCTGCCGTGCCACCGCCGAGAGAGCTCTGGCGGACGGCACCCTCTATGTGGACGAGGTCAACGGCCACATTCTGGGCTGCGCCAACCTCAACCATGTCCAGCCGCCCGAGTACGGCTCCATTTCCTGGACAACCCAGGCAAAGCCCAAACAGGTCCTGGTCATCCACACCCTTTGCATCCGTCCCGAGTGCGCGGGCGGCGGCCGGGGCCGCCGATTCGTGGCCTTTGCTGAGGGCCTGGCCACCGGTCAGGGCTGTCGGGTCATCCGCCTTGACACCTATGAGGGCAATGCCCCTGCCGCTGCCTTTTATCCCAAATTGGGCTACCGGCTGGCCGGATCGGCGGAATTCTTTTTCGAAGGCTTTGCCCGGGAGAACCTGATCTGTTTTGAAAAGGAGCTCCGTGGCGGCGCGGCCCGGCCGGCGGTTTCCCGCCGGCCGGGCACGGCTGCGCCGGCTACGCCTTCCACCGCTTCAGCGTCGGCAGAAACTCCATAA
- a CDS encoding DNA topoisomerase III has protein sequence MAKTLVLAEKPSVGKELARVLGCRRGGEGCLEGERYIVTWALGHLVELAPPEAYDKAWEKWDLLTLPMLPEHMKTAVIKETGRQFRAVQALMRRGDVQELVIATDAGREGELVARWIMEKAGWNKPAKRLWISSQTDKAIRDGFSHLRPAGEYDDLFHSARARSEADWLVGLNVTRALTCKHGAQLSAGRVQTPTLALIVDREEEIRRFVPQEYFTVQAKCRGFTATWRDRNGQTRTFDRERAEHLCAALQGKHGVLSEVKRTLRQAPPPAAYDLTELQRDANRKYAYSAKETLSLMQSLYERHKLLTYPRTDSRYISDDVVSTLPERLKSVMVDEYRDLARAILMKRPLQTRFLVDNARVTDHHAILPTEEQPELFRLSGPERNIYDLVVRRFLAVLLPPCEYEETRLTLTVGGETFTARGKIMKEPGWRAAYVLFLLEEDEEEEGEEREQSLPPLRQGDSVEVLSARVSTGKTAPPKRYTEATLLTAMEHPPTQGMDRAQGKILEETGGLGTPATRADIIEKLFSAFYIERRGRELVPTSKGRQVVELAPADLRSAQLTARWEKRLGDIARGLERESAFVSEMRGYASRLVGEVKTSDAVYRHDNVTREKCPDCGKFLLAVQGKRGKMLVCPDRECGYRRSVTRTTNARCPNCHKKMELRGEGEKQLFACVCGYRERLSDFKKRHAHSAAGKRDVQRFLQNQREEKGTSAMAEQLKKWLEQQEK, from the coding sequence ATGGCAAAGACGCTGGTGCTGGCGGAAAAGCCGTCGGTAGGAAAGGAGCTCGCCCGCGTACTGGGATGCAGGCGTGGGGGAGAGGGCTGTCTGGAGGGGGAACGGTATATCGTGACCTGGGCCCTGGGCCACTTGGTGGAGCTGGCCCCTCCGGAGGCCTACGACAAGGCCTGGGAGAAATGGGACCTGCTGACCCTGCCCATGTTGCCGGAGCACATGAAGACCGCGGTTATCAAGGAGACCGGGCGGCAGTTCCGCGCGGTCCAAGCCCTGATGCGCCGGGGGGACGTGCAGGAACTGGTCATCGCCACCGATGCCGGCCGGGAGGGGGAACTGGTGGCCCGGTGGATCATGGAGAAAGCGGGATGGAACAAGCCCGCCAAGCGGCTGTGGATATCCTCCCAGACCGACAAGGCCATCCGGGACGGCTTTTCCCATCTGCGCCCTGCGGGAGAATATGACGATCTTTTCCACTCGGCCCGCGCCCGCAGCGAGGCCGACTGGCTGGTGGGGCTCAACGTCACTCGGGCGCTCACCTGTAAGCACGGGGCCCAGCTCTCCGCCGGGCGCGTCCAGACCCCTACCCTGGCCCTGATTGTGGACCGGGAGGAGGAGATCAGGCGCTTTGTCCCGCAGGAGTATTTCACCGTGCAGGCGAAGTGCCGGGGGTTCACGGCCACCTGGCGGGACCGGAACGGACAGACCAGGACCTTCGACCGGGAACGGGCGGAGCACCTCTGCGCCGCCCTCCAGGGAAAGCATGGCGTGCTCAGCGAGGTGAAGCGGACCCTCCGGCAGGCGCCGCCCCCGGCGGCCTATGACCTTACGGAGCTGCAGCGGGACGCCAACCGGAAATACGCCTACTCCGCCAAGGAGACCCTCTCGCTGATGCAGTCCCTGTATGAGCGGCACAAGCTGCTCACCTATCCCCGCACCGACTCCCGGTATATCTCCGACGATGTGGTGAGCACACTTCCCGAGCGGCTCAAGAGCGTCATGGTGGACGAATATCGGGACCTGGCCCGGGCCATCCTCATGAAGCGGCCGCTTCAGACCAGGTTCCTGGTCGACAACGCCAGGGTCACTGATCACCACGCCATCCTCCCCACCGAGGAGCAGCCGGAGCTCTTCCGTCTGTCCGGTCCGGAGCGGAACATCTATGATCTGGTGGTCCGGCGATTTTTGGCGGTGCTCCTGCCTCCCTGCGAATATGAGGAGACCAGGCTCACCCTCACGGTGGGCGGCGAGACCTTTACGGCCAGAGGAAAAATTATGAAGGAGCCGGGGTGGCGCGCGGCCTACGTCCTCTTCCTCCTGGAAGAGGACGAGGAGGAAGAGGGGGAGGAGCGGGAGCAATCCCTGCCTCCCCTGCGGCAGGGAGACTCTGTGGAGGTGCTCTCCGCAAGGGTGAGCACGGGCAAGACCGCACCTCCCAAGCGCTACACGGAGGCCACGCTGCTCACGGCCATGGAGCACCCGCCCACCCAGGGTATGGATCGGGCCCAGGGAAAGATCCTGGAAGAGACCGGCGGCCTGGGGACGCCCGCCACCCGGGCGGACATCATCGAGAAGCTTTTTTCTGCGTTCTATATCGAGCGCCGGGGCAGGGAGCTGGTCCCCACCTCCAAGGGGCGTCAGGTGGTGGAGCTGGCGCCGGCGGACCTCCGCTCCGCCCAGCTCACCGCCCGGTGGGAGAAGCGGCTGGGGGACATCGCGCGGGGCCTGGAGCGGGAGAGCGCCTTTGTAAGCGAAATGCGCGGGTATGCATCCCGGCTGGTGGGAGAGGTGAAGACAAGCGACGCCGTCTACCGCCACGACAACGTAACCCGGGAGAAGTGCCCGGACTGCGGCAAGTTCCTTCTGGCCGTCCAGGGCAAGCGGGGAAAGATGCTGGTGTGTCCGGACCGGGAGTGCGGCTACCGGCGGAGTGTCACCCGGACCACCAATGCCCGCTGCCCCAACTGCCACAAAAAGATGGAGCTTCGGGGCGAAGGGGAAAAGCAGCTCTTCGCCTGTGTGTGCGGTTATCGGGAACGGCTCTCCGACTTTAAGAAGCGGCATGCGCACAGCGCCGCGGGAAAGCGGGACGTACAGCGATTCCTACAGAATCAGCGGGAGGAGAAGGGGACCTCCGCCATGGCGGAGCAGCTCAAAAAGTGGCTGGAGCAGCAGGAAAAATGA
- a CDS encoding helix-turn-helix domain-containing protein, with protein sequence MSVDYAAIGQRIKGRRREQKRTQEWLAEQLQVSVGYISQIERGVTKVNLDTLSEIGASLGCDLGELVTGVAASSPLYLDREVAQTLQKMNARQKSMLMEMADLILNY encoded by the coding sequence ATGTCGGTAGACTACGCTGCGATTGGACAGCGGATCAAAGGGCGGCGGCGGGAACAGAAGCGGACCCAGGAGTGGCTGGCCGAACAGCTCCAGGTTTCCGTGGGCTACATCAGCCAGATCGAGCGCGGGGTCACAAAGGTGAATCTGGACACCCTGTCGGAGATCGGCGCCAGTCTGGGTTGTGATCTGGGAGAGCTGGTCACCGGCGTTGCCGCCAGCTCGCCGCTTTACCTGGACCGGGAGGTGGCCCAGACGCTGCAAAAAATGAATGCCCGCCAAAAAAGCATGCTCATGGAGATGGCGGACCTGATTTTGAACTATTGA
- a CDS encoding nicotinate phosphoribosyltransferase yields MGHTDNYTLLCDFYELTMGNGYFQTGMDQQICYFDVFFRDVPDGGGFAIAAGLEQIIDYIQDLRFSPDDVDFLRGKGVFSEAFLQYLLHFQFTGDIWAVPEGTPIFPGEPILTVRAPAIQAQFIETYVLLILNHQSLIATKSNRIVRAAQGRPVSEFGSRRAQGADAAVLGARASYIAGCAGTACTLADRVYGTPAGGTMAHSWVQMFPDEYTAFKTYCELYPHSATLLVDTYNVLKSGVPNAIRAFQEVLLPQGIHDFAIRLDSGDLTYLSKKARRMLDAAGLKSCKIVASNSLDEYIIRDLLLQGAQIDSFGVGERLITSKSEPVFGGVYKLSAIESKDGTILPRIKISENPAKITNPHFKKVYRLFENDTGKAIADLICVHDEVVDPAQPLELFDPEATWKRKTITDFTVRELLVPIFQSGELVYRQPSIEEMRTWCTGQIDTLWDEVKRFENPHNYYVDLSQKLWDIKHKLLAKRG; encoded by the coding sequence ATGGGACACACCGACAACTATACCCTTCTCTGCGACTTTTACGAGCTCACCATGGGCAACGGCTACTTCCAAACCGGAATGGACCAGCAGATCTGCTACTTCGACGTCTTCTTCCGGGACGTACCGGACGGCGGCGGCTTTGCCATCGCCGCAGGCCTGGAGCAGATCATCGACTACATTCAGGATCTGCGCTTTTCTCCCGATGATGTGGATTTTCTGCGCGGAAAGGGCGTCTTTTCCGAAGCGTTTTTGCAGTATCTGCTGCATTTTCAGTTCACCGGTGACATCTGGGCGGTCCCCGAGGGCACGCCCATCTTCCCCGGGGAGCCCATCCTCACCGTCCGGGCCCCGGCCATTCAAGCCCAGTTTATCGAGACCTATGTACTGCTGATCCTCAACCATCAGTCTCTCATCGCCACCAAGTCCAACCGCATCGTGCGGGCGGCCCAGGGCCGCCCCGTCTCCGAGTTTGGCTCCCGCCGGGCCCAGGGGGCCGACGCCGCGGTGCTGGGGGCCCGCGCCTCCTATATCGCCGGGTGTGCCGGCACCGCCTGCACGCTGGCTGACCGGGTATACGGCACCCCTGCCGGCGGCACGATGGCTCACTCCTGGGTCCAGATGTTCCCCGACGAGTACACCGCCTTCAAGACCTACTGTGAGCTCTACCCCCACTCCGCCACTCTGCTGGTGGACACCTATAACGTCCTCAAGTCCGGCGTTCCCAACGCCATCCGCGCCTTTCAGGAGGTGCTGCTGCCCCAGGGCATCCACGATTTCGCCATCCGTCTGGACTCCGGCGATCTCACCTACTTGTCCAAGAAGGCCCGCCGGATGCTGGACGCCGCCGGACTTAAAAGCTGCAAGATCGTGGCTTCCAATTCCCTGGACGAGTATATCATTCGGGACCTTCTGCTCCAGGGCGCCCAAATCGATTCCTTCGGTGTGGGCGAGCGGCTCATTACCTCCAAGTCCGAGCCGGTCTTCGGCGGGGTCTATAAGCTCTCCGCCATCGAGTCGAAGGACGGTACCATCCTCCCCCGGATCAAGATCAGCGAAAACCCGGCCAAGATCACAAATCCCCACTTTAAAAAGGTCTACCGTCTCTTTGAAAACGATACTGGCAAAGCCATCGCCGACCTCATCTGTGTCCACGACGAGGTGGTGGACCCCGCGCAGCCGCTGGAGCTCTTTGATCCGGAAGCCACCTGGAAGCGCAAGACCATTACGGATTTCACCGTACGAGAGCTACTGGTGCCCATCTTCCAGAGCGGCGAGCTGGTCTATCGTCAGCCCAGCATCGAGGAAATGCGCACCTGGTGCACCGGACAGATCGACACCCTCTGGGACGAGGTCAAGCGGTTTGAAAACCCACACAATTACTATGTGGACCTCTCCCAAAAGCTGTGGGACATCAAGCACAAGCTGCTGGCAAAGCGCGGCTGA
- a CDS encoding IclR family transcriptional regulator: MAETIQSVDRALEVLIYLEAADQETSITKMASDMGVYKSTIYRTLATLEARGFVRKNPDTDRYWLGNRLFSLGKSVENHLGIQEVVRPSARKLYEAYHETVNVAILERDHDEVYRSVIVLKEEGGHQMLTVNLPVGASVECHSTSGGKCLLAFGRNIDLSVYEKRPLHAYTDRTITSATELRAELEQVRRQGYAMDRDEMEHGLTCIGVPILREDGTALAAISLSGPTSRMLSGDLDERVEAVKRIAREIAARF; the protein is encoded by the coding sequence ATGGCGGAAACGATTCAATCGGTGGACCGGGCCCTGGAGGTCCTGATCTATCTGGAAGCGGCGGACCAGGAGACCAGCATCACCAAGATGGCCTCGGATATGGGCGTGTACAAGAGCACGATCTATCGGACGCTGGCCACGCTGGAGGCGAGAGGCTTCGTGCGGAAAAATCCGGATACCGACAGGTATTGGCTGGGGAACCGGCTGTTCAGCCTGGGCAAAAGCGTGGAGAACCACCTGGGCATCCAGGAGGTGGTCCGTCCCTCTGCCCGAAAGCTGTATGAGGCCTACCACGAGACGGTGAATGTGGCCATCCTGGAGCGGGACCACGACGAGGTGTACCGCAGTGTGATCGTACTCAAAGAGGAGGGGGGGCACCAGATGCTGACGGTGAACCTGCCGGTGGGCGCCAGCGTGGAGTGCCATTCCACATCGGGAGGCAAGTGTCTGCTGGCCTTTGGACGGAACATTGATCTGTCCGTCTATGAAAAGCGTCCGCTGCACGCCTACACGGACCGGACCATCACCTCCGCAACAGAACTACGTGCGGAGCTGGAACAGGTGCGCCGGCAGGGCTATGCCATGGACCGGGATGAGATGGAGCACGGCCTTACCTGTATCGGCGTCCCCATTCTGCGGGAGGACGGCACGGCGCTGGCGGCCATCAGTCTATCCGGACCTACCAGCCGGATGCTCTCCGGAGACCTGGATGAGCGGGTGGAGGCGGTCAAGCGCATCGCCCGGGAGATCGCCGCCCGCTTTTAG
- a CDS encoding TIGR04255 family protein yields MLFSEYARYQYVRSPLVEVICQLRFPAILTINTKEPAEFQEAVRHDFPRYAARKEQLPPKVTGLGTPNPKLEQQPAVVNHSFVSADGLWKINLTKDFIALSTLRYTQWEDFALRLDKPLAQFIQVYEPAFFERVGLRYVNAVSRKALGLTDLLWDDLIRSPYLGILGEPDVDESKVGKSAMDTELTLEGGVRMKIHAGPGLLGGGKKDPEPKFILDGDFSLPGSTAADKVPQLLGDLHQYAVRFFHGAITPELHEAMGPLPVLE; encoded by the coding sequence ATGCTGTTTTCGGAATACGCCCGCTACCAATATGTCCGCAGTCCCCTGGTGGAGGTCATCTGCCAGCTTCGGTTTCCCGCCATCCTCACCATCAACACCAAGGAGCCCGCCGAGTTCCAGGAGGCCGTCCGCCACGACTTTCCCCGCTATGCGGCCCGGAAGGAGCAGCTCCCCCCCAAGGTGACGGGGCTGGGCACCCCCAATCCCAAGCTGGAGCAGCAGCCCGCTGTCGTCAACCACAGCTTTGTCTCTGCCGACGGCCTGTGGAAAATCAATCTCACCAAGGACTTCATCGCGCTGTCCACCCTCCGGTACACCCAGTGGGAGGACTTTGCCCTCCGGCTGGACAAGCCTCTGGCGCAGTTCATTCAGGTGTACGAGCCCGCCTTCTTCGAGCGCGTGGGGCTGCGGTATGTAAACGCGGTCTCCCGGAAGGCCCTGGGGCTCACCGACCTGCTGTGGGACGATCTGATCCGTTCCCCTTACCTGGGCATCCTAGGGGAGCCGGATGTGGATGAGAGCAAGGTCGGCAAGTCCGCCATGGACACAGAGCTGACCCTGGAGGGGGGCGTCCGCATGAAGATCCACGCCGGGCCCGGCCTGCTGGGCGGCGGCAAGAAGGACCCAGAGCCCAAGTTTATCCTGGACGGGGATTTCTCCCTTCCAGGCAGCACCGCCGCCGACAAGGTGCCCCAGCTTCTGGGTGACCTGCACCAGTACGCCGTACGCTTTTTCCACGGCGCCATCACCCCGGAGCTCCATGAGGCCATGGGGCCTCTCCCCGTTCTGGAATAG
- the dpsA gene encoding dipicolinate synthase subunit DpsA produces the protein MRHERNVWVVGGDMRQAKLAELLFDDGHTVHTWALEGTEKGPVRAPDLGEAALADCVILPLPAAGEGGRLNAPLSQERPPLTQVLDALRPSQVVCAGKVGRELLDQAKERGLRLVDYFTREELAVANAVPTAEGAIQIAMEELPVTIHGARVLVLGFGRLGKLLAHRLNALGARVSVAARKWADLAWAEAYGYGAEQIERLDGYLCGYDLVVNTVPVRVLDAERLADLRPGCLVIDLASKPGGVDFEAAVRQGVRAIWALSLPGKVAPVTSGKIIRDTIYNIWNELGV, from the coding sequence ATGAGACATGAACGAAACGTCTGGGTGGTAGGCGGCGATATGCGCCAGGCAAAACTGGCGGAGCTGCTCTTCGACGACGGACATACGGTACATACCTGGGCGCTGGAGGGGACGGAGAAAGGGCCGGTGCGGGCGCCCGACCTAGGGGAGGCGGCCCTCGCAGACTGCGTGATCCTCCCCCTCCCGGCTGCGGGGGAGGGCGGACGCCTCAACGCTCCGCTCTCTCAGGAGCGGCCGCCCCTGACCCAGGTGCTGGACGCGCTGCGCCCAAGTCAGGTGGTCTGTGCCGGCAAGGTGGGCCGGGAACTTCTGGACCAGGCGAAAGAGCGGGGGTTGCGCCTGGTGGACTACTTTACCAGAGAAGAGCTGGCGGTCGCCAACGCGGTGCCTACTGCGGAGGGAGCGATTCAAATCGCCATGGAAGAGCTGCCCGTCACCATCCACGGCGCCCGGGTCCTGGTCCTGGGTTTCGGCCGGCTGGGCAAGCTGTTGGCGCACCGGCTGAACGCCCTGGGCGCCCGGGTCAGCGTGGCGGCCCGGAAGTGGGCCGACCTCGCCTGGGCCGAGGCATACGGGTATGGGGCCGAGCAGATCGAACGCCTGGACGGCTATCTGTGCGGCTATGATCTGGTGGTGAACACCGTCCCGGTACGGGTCCTGGACGCGGAGCGCCTGGCCGATCTGCGCCCCGGCTGCCTGGTCATCGATCTTGCATCCAAGCCGGGGGGAGTGGATTTTGAGGCGGCGGTGCGGCAGGGGGTTAGGGCGATTTGGGCCCTTTCCCTGCCGGGCAAGGTGGCCCCAGTGACCTCTGGAAAGATTATCCGTGACACGATCTATAATATATGGAATGAGTTAGGAGTCTGA
- a CDS encoding dipicolinate synthase subunit B, whose translation MEQVRVGFAFCGSFCTYDQVMPALERAKARYGAVTPIISEKSADTDTRFGAAHEFMREMERICDRRVIDSIQKAEPIGPQKLLDVLVIAPCTGSTLARLANGFSDTSVTMAAKAMWRNGRPVVLAVSTNDGLSGSAKNIAALLDKKNVYFVPYRQDDPVKKPTSLVADFTQINAAVDAALEGRQLQPLLLGPAEEPAHG comes from the coding sequence ATGGAACAGGTACGTGTGGGGTTCGCTTTCTGCGGCTCATTTTGTACATATGATCAGGTGATGCCGGCGCTGGAACGGGCAAAGGCCAGATATGGAGCGGTCACGCCTATCATCTCGGAGAAAAGCGCCGATACGGACACACGCTTCGGCGCGGCCCACGAGTTCATGCGGGAGATGGAGCGCATTTGCGACAGGCGGGTCATCGACTCCATCCAGAAGGCAGAGCCCATCGGCCCCCAAAAGCTGCTGGATGTGCTGGTCATCGCCCCCTGTACGGGGAGCACGCTGGCGCGGTTGGCAAACGGCTTCAGCGATACGTCGGTGACGATGGCGGCCAAAGCCATGTGGCGGAACGGGCGTCCCGTGGTCCTCGCCGTGTCCACCAACGACGGCCTGAGCGGCTCGGCCAAAAACATTGCGGCGCTTCTGGACAAGAAGAACGTCTACTTTGTCCCCTACCGGCAGGATGACCCAGTAAAAAAACCCACCTCTCTGGTGGCGGATTTTACCCAGATCAATGCCGCTGTGGACGCCGCCCTGGAGGGCCGGCAGCTCCAGCCCCTGCTGTTGGGACCCGCCGAAGAACCGGCGCATGGATGA
- a CDS encoding cysteine-rich small domain-containing protein, which yields MSDETKTQEPYWKGKGYSFFCNRACEYFPCHPTDDPENFNCLFCYCPLYALGPDCGGNFSYTESGVKDCTRCTLPHRRDNYGYITSKFQEIARRMAESRRRGV from the coding sequence ATGTCCGATGAAACCAAGACCCAGGAGCCTTACTGGAAGGGCAAGGGGTATTCTTTCTTCTGTAACCGGGCGTGCGAATATTTCCCCTGCCACCCCACCGACGACCCGGAGAATTTCAACTGTCTGTTCTGCTACTGCCCTCTCTACGCCCTGGGACCCGACTGCGGGGGAAATTTCTCCTATACCGAGAGCGGTGTGAAAGACTGTACCCGCTGTACTCTTCCCCACCGGCGGGACAATTACGGGTACATCACCTCCAAGTTTCAGGAAATTGCCCGCCGCATGGCGGAGTCGCGCAGACGCGGCGTCTGA
- a CDS encoding RidA family protein has protein sequence MSVQYIHTDNAPQAIGPYSQAVKANGFLYISGQIPVDPATGSVVEASYSVQTKQSMANLAAILKEADLTFADVVKTTIFLTDMAHFPEVNEAYAAFFEGPCPARACVEVSRLPKDVLVEIELVAAC, from the coding sequence ATGAGTGTTCAGTACATCCACACCGACAATGCCCCCCAGGCCATCGGGCCCTATTCTCAGGCCGTGAAGGCCAACGGCTTCCTCTATATTTCCGGTCAGATCCCTGTCGACCCGGCCACCGGCTCGGTGGTGGAGGCCAGCTACTCCGTCCAGACCAAGCAGTCCATGGCCAATCTCGCCGCCATCCTCAAGGAGGCGGACCTCACCTTTGCCGACGTGGTAAAGACCACCATCTTCCTTACCGATATGGCCCATTTCCCCGAGGTCAACGAGGCCTATGCCGCCTTTTTCGAGGGCCCCTGCCCCGCCCGCGCCTGCGTGGAGGTGAGCCGCCTTCCCAAGGACGTGCTGGTGGAGATCGAGCTGGTCGCAGCCTGCTGA
- a CDS encoding asparaginase has protein sequence MADIAYQYRGELVDQVHGGHIAVTDHTGRLLWKLGDPERLTFARSSAKPIQAVPVAESGALEHYGITQRELAVICASHNGEPFHIEAVESILRKAGLSPSDLHCGAEYPMYVPAEDALKLAGVPRAPIYCDCSGKHAGMLITARHLGEPLENYISPDHPVQRRILSVFADMCGVEESEVRLAVDGCGVPVHALPLSRLAQGYARMSLPSLFAPARAAAVRRVTSAMTAHPEMVAGSERICTQLMAAFGERLFCKSGASAFYAVGLRDRGIGIALKMEDGASSIVPYAILSVLTQLGVITPEEACSLPSFQDRNLYNNHHAVVGRTELVFRLEPCGIA, from the coding sequence ATGGCTGATATCGCCTATCAATACCGCGGGGAACTGGTGGACCAGGTCCACGGGGGCCACATTGCGGTAACAGACCACACGGGCCGGCTTCTCTGGAAGCTGGGTGACCCGGAGCGCCTCACCTTTGCCCGTTCCTCCGCCAAGCCCATCCAAGCCGTCCCCGTGGCGGAGAGCGGCGCGCTGGAGCACTACGGCATCACCCAGCGGGAGCTGGCTGTCATCTGTGCCTCCCACAACGGAGAGCCCTTTCACATCGAGGCTGTGGAGAGTATTCTCCGGAAGGCGGGACTCTCCCCCAGCGACCTGCACTGCGGGGCGGAATATCCTATGTACGTCCCGGCCGAGGATGCCCTGAAGCTCGCCGGCGTCCCCCGGGCCCCCATCTACTGCGACTGCTCCGGAAAACACGCCGGTATGCTCATCACCGCCCGTCATCTGGGGGAGCCCTTGGAAAACTATATTTCTCCGGACCACCCTGTCCAGCGGCGTATCCTCTCGGTGTTTGCCGACATGTGCGGCGTGGAGGAATCGGAAGTCCGGCTGGCTGTGGACGGCTGCGGCGTCCCTGTCCACGCCCTGCCCCTTTCCCGCCTGGCCCAGGGGTACGCCCGCATGTCCCTCCCCTCGCTCTTTGCCCCAGCCCGGGCCGCCGCCGTACGCCGCGTCACCTCCGCCATGACCGCTCACCCGGAAATGGTGGCGGGTTCCGAACGGATCTGTACCCAACTGATGGCCGCCTTTGGGGAACGGCTCTTCTGCAAATCGGGTGCCAGCGCCTTCTATGCCGTGGGCCTCAGGGACAGGGGGATCGGCATCGCTCTCAAAATGGAAGACGGCGCCTCCTCCATCGTCCCCTATGCTATCCTATCGGTCCTCACCCAGCTCGGGGTCATCACGCCGGAGGAGGCCTGTTCTCTGCCCAGCTTTCAGGACAGAAACCTCTACAACAATCACCACGCTGTTGTAGGCCGTACCGAACTGGTCTTCCGGCTGGAACCGTGCGGCATCGCCTGA
- a CDS encoding M55 family metallopeptidase: protein MKFYVLCDIEGVASLSCWDEARSANSCYAPMAREMTLEAAAAARGLFSAGADEVIIEDGHGDGCNIDCALLPKGARLLRGVTHDIVGLTGIFDESYDGMLMVGFHDAASASGNPTSHTMVSSRIFRLMVNGALWGEFEVSAHAAAYRGVPTLFASGDEGLCAAAARAVPGILTVPTKSGHGYGVLTKTPELVQEEIEGMAARAVAAAKTAKPPVLPDHFHVEVTYLHHYDAYGSSHYPGASLLSPTTVAFDADDYGEVLRFFYFVI, encoded by the coding sequence ATGAAATTTTACGTGCTGTGTGACATCGAGGGCGTGGCTTCTCTGTCCTGCTGGGACGAGGCCCGCTCAGCCAACAGTTGTTATGCGCCTATGGCCCGGGAAATGACTTTGGAGGCCGCCGCCGCGGCCCGCGGCCTCTTCTCCGCCGGGGCTGACGAGGTCATAATAGAGGATGGGCACGGGGACGGCTGCAACATCGACTGCGCTCTGCTCCCCAAGGGTGCCCGGCTCCTTCGGGGCGTGACCCACGATATCGTGGGCCTTACCGGTATCTTCGACGAGAGTTACGACGGTATGCTGATGGTGGGCTTTCACGATGCCGCCTCGGCCTCCGGCAACCCCACTTCCCATACCATGGTGAGCTCCCGCATTTTCCGGCTCATGGTCAACGGGGCCCTGTGGGGAGAATTCGAGGTCTCCGCCCATGCTGCCGCTTATCGGGGCGTCCCCACCCTGTTTGCCAGCGGCGACGAAGGCCTGTGCGCAGCGGCGGCGCGCGCCGTGCCCGGCATCCTCACCGTGCCCACCAAGTCCGGCCATGGCTATGGTGTCCTTACAAAGACCCCGGAACTCGTTCAGGAGGAGATCGAAGGCATGGCGGCCCGGGCTGTGGCGGCCGCAAAGACCGCCAAGCCCCCGGTCCTTCCCGATCACTTCCATGTGGAGGTCACCTATCTGCACCATTATGACGCCTATGGGAGCTCCCACTACCCCGGCGCCAGCCTCCTCTCTCCCACCACTGTGGCCTTCGATGCCGACGATTACGGCGAAGTACTTCGCTTTTTCTACTTTGTAATTTGA